From a single Salvelinus namaycush isolate Seneca chromosome 14, SaNama_1.0, whole genome shotgun sequence genomic region:
- the tmem201 gene encoding transmembrane protein 201 isoform X1, producing MEAFNQLIVEYPQFMYGGAGATVFMAGGALIYKIATRKKPTHVNVNCWFCNQDSVVPYGNRNCWDCPNCEQYNGFQENGDYNKPIPAQFSEHLNHGVSAGVPLPETPKTLQWVNCQMLLCKKCNNNQSVKIKQLASFIPREDENYDEEIEVYKHHVEQTYKLCRPCQTAVEYYIKHQNRQLRAVLFSHQLRRSRDCDKAFVKSSYSFSTPVGVILLRVMAFVTCAFLVATALYGSGDQTASTGAPQTLSGGIIPPKPAPSNKSTPKNGSSEAGQVLQDLLELLPKEAVENAKLVWQYGSNHQMAVVSIGLLTCITGVCLGGPVRLRRIDAVASVLWFLVLCLYLLERYLKADVSSWLDTVKLGTTSLCCLVGFAAAVATRKSMGPRRARGRRYLSGSSVDSLYGGQAPLLSPISPGSSSTFIPTPPPNLSQLINRQKSPRERKASPSSLPGRLNRALYLGTIPSLARTDSGYLFSGSRPPSQCKDSPPSDYFSLKSGSRPSSPGPSPTTSVAGSVTSSSSSRHRRPLISPARLNISGQKLRLFSSDTEHQPPPTPSPPHHFSAEPALFHSGGFHLPDVSPYHSSNDLSSLLQEGSVISEEREKRRGSSSGSSACMVDTTTGGMDSTPGWKGLLGRSLWPGILLASLSANLFFTSLYLYRNW from the exons ATGGAGGCGTTCAACCAGCTGATCGTGGAATATCCTCAATTCATGTACGGAGGAGCCGGAGCAACGGTCTTTATGGCTGGGGGAGCTCTGAtttacaaaattgcaacaag AAAGAAACCCACACATGTCAATGTGAATTGCTGGTTCTGCAACCAGGACTCAGTGGTCCCATATGGAAACAGAAACTGCTGGGACTGCCCCAACTGCGAGCAGTACAACGGCTTCCAGGAG AATGGCGACTACAACAAACCTATTCCTGCTCAATTCTCGGAGCATCTAAACCATGGCGTGTCTGCCGGCGTGCCCTTGCCTGAGACACCAAAGACGCTGCAGTGGGTCAACTGTCAGATGCTGTTGTGCAAAAAATGCAACAACAACCAGTCTGTCAAGATCAAGCAGTTGGCCTCATTCATCCCAAGGGAAGat GAGAACTATGATGAGGAGATTGAGGTGTACAAGCACCACGTGGAGCAGACCTACAAGTTGTGCAGACCCTGTCAGACGGCCGTGGAGTATTACATCAAGCACCAGAACCGCCAGCTCCGGGCTGTGCTCTTCAGCCACCAGCTCAGACGCAGCAGAGACTGTGACAAAGCATTCGTAAAG AGCTCCTACTCCTTCAGCACACCAGTTGGAGTGATATTGCTTCGTGTCATGGCATTTGTCACCTGTGCCTTCCTAGTTGCAACAGCATTGTATGGCTCTGGGGACCAAACTGCATCCACTGGTGCACCCCAAACACTAAGCGGAGGGATCATCCCTCCAAAGCCTGCTCCCTCCAACAAATCGACTCCCAAAAACGGTAGCAGCGAGGCTGGACAGGTGTTGCAAGACCTGCTGGAGCTGCTTCCAAAGGAGGCCGTAGAGAATGCAAAGCTTGTCTGGCAGTATGGAAGCAACCATCAGATGGCTGTGGTCTCCATTGGCCTGCTGACCTGTATCACTGGTGTCTGTCTAGGAGGACCTGTCAG ATTGAGGCGAATTGATGCCGTGGCCTCTGTCCTGTGGTTCCTGGTCTTGTGCCTGTACTTGCTGGAGAGATACCTGAAAGCTGATGTCTCAAGCTGGCTGGATACAGTCAAACTCGGCACTACCTCCTTATGTTGCCTGGTCGGCTTTGCCGCTGCTGTGGCAACACGCAAATCCATGGGCCCGAGAAGAGCGAGAGGTCGAAG GTACCTTTCCGGTAGCTCCGTGGACTCGCTGTATGGTGGCCAGgctcccctgctctctcccatctcccctggCTCCTCCTCTACCTTCATCCCCACTCCACCCCCAAACCTCTCCCAGCTCATCAATCGACAGAAGAGCCCCCGAGAACGCAAAgcctctccctcttccctgccCGGTCGCCTCAACCGAGCCCTGTACCTCGGCACCATCCCATCCCTCGCCAGAACAG ATTCCGGCTACCTGTTCAGTGGAAGTAGGCCACCTTCACAGTGCAAAGACTCCCCACCTTCAG ATTATTTTTCCCTGAAGTCTGGGAGCCGTCCGTCATCCCCAGGCCCCTCCCCGACCACCTCGGTTGCCGGCTCAGTCACGTCCAGCTCCAGCTCTCGCCACCGCCGCCCCCTCATCAGCCCAGCAAGACTCAACATCAGTGGACAGAAACTCCGCCTCTTCTCATCTGACACAGAGCACCAGCCCCCACCCACCCCGTCCCCGCCACACCACTTCTCAGCAGAGCCCGCCCTTTTTCACAGCGGAGGCTTCCACCTGCCAGACGTATCCCCGTACCACAGTAGTAATG ACTTGAGCtccttgctgcaggagggcagTGTAATCTCAGAGGAGCGTGAGAAGAGACGGGGCAGCTCCTCAGGCTCCTCAGCCTGTATGGTGGACACCACAACAGGAGGCATGGACAGCACCCCCGGATGGAAAG GTCTCTTGGGTCGCTCTCTTTGGCCGGGCATCCTCCTAGCGAGCCTGAGTGCCAACTTGTTCTTCACCTCCCTCTACCTATATCGCAACTGGTGA
- the tmem201 gene encoding transmembrane protein 201 isoform X2, producing the protein MEAFNQLIVEYPQFMYGGAGATVFMAGGALIYKIATRKKPTHVNVNCWFCNQDSVVPYGNRNCWDCPNCEQYNGFQENGDYNKPIPAQFSEHLNHGVSAGVPLPETPKTLQWVNCQMLLCKKCNNNQSVKIKQLASFIPREDENYDEEIEVYKHHVEQTYKLCRPCQTAVEYYIKHQNRQLRAVLFSHQLRRSRDCDKAFVKSSYSFSTPVGVILLRVMAFVTCAFLVATALYGSGDQTASTGAPQTLSGGIIPPKPAPSNKSTPKNGSSEAGQVLQDLLELLPKEAVENAKLVWQYGSNHQMAVVSIGLLTCITGVCLGGPVRLRRIDAVASVLWFLVLCLYLLERYLKADVSSWLDTVKLGTTSLCCLVGFAAAVATRKSMGPRRARGRRSESEQ; encoded by the exons ATGGAGGCGTTCAACCAGCTGATCGTGGAATATCCTCAATTCATGTACGGAGGAGCCGGAGCAACGGTCTTTATGGCTGGGGGAGCTCTGAtttacaaaattgcaacaag AAAGAAACCCACACATGTCAATGTGAATTGCTGGTTCTGCAACCAGGACTCAGTGGTCCCATATGGAAACAGAAACTGCTGGGACTGCCCCAACTGCGAGCAGTACAACGGCTTCCAGGAG AATGGCGACTACAACAAACCTATTCCTGCTCAATTCTCGGAGCATCTAAACCATGGCGTGTCTGCCGGCGTGCCCTTGCCTGAGACACCAAAGACGCTGCAGTGGGTCAACTGTCAGATGCTGTTGTGCAAAAAATGCAACAACAACCAGTCTGTCAAGATCAAGCAGTTGGCCTCATTCATCCCAAGGGAAGat GAGAACTATGATGAGGAGATTGAGGTGTACAAGCACCACGTGGAGCAGACCTACAAGTTGTGCAGACCCTGTCAGACGGCCGTGGAGTATTACATCAAGCACCAGAACCGCCAGCTCCGGGCTGTGCTCTTCAGCCACCAGCTCAGACGCAGCAGAGACTGTGACAAAGCATTCGTAAAG AGCTCCTACTCCTTCAGCACACCAGTTGGAGTGATATTGCTTCGTGTCATGGCATTTGTCACCTGTGCCTTCCTAGTTGCAACAGCATTGTATGGCTCTGGGGACCAAACTGCATCCACTGGTGCACCCCAAACACTAAGCGGAGGGATCATCCCTCCAAAGCCTGCTCCCTCCAACAAATCGACTCCCAAAAACGGTAGCAGCGAGGCTGGACAGGTGTTGCAAGACCTGCTGGAGCTGCTTCCAAAGGAGGCCGTAGAGAATGCAAAGCTTGTCTGGCAGTATGGAAGCAACCATCAGATGGCTGTGGTCTCCATTGGCCTGCTGACCTGTATCACTGGTGTCTGTCTAGGAGGACCTGTCAG ATTGAGGCGAATTGATGCCGTGGCCTCTGTCCTGTGGTTCCTGGTCTTGTGCCTGTACTTGCTGGAGAGATACCTGAAAGCTGATGTCTCAAGCTGGCTGGATACAGTCAAACTCGGCACTACCTCCTTATGTTGCCTGGTCGGCTTTGCCGCTGCTGTGGCAACACGCAAATCCATGGGCCCGAGAAGAGCGAGAGGTCGAAGGTCAGAATCTGAACAGTGA